Proteins encoded together in one Jaculus jaculus isolate mJacJac1 chromosome 7, mJacJac1.mat.Y.cur, whole genome shotgun sequence window:
- the LOC123462093 gene encoding pre-mRNA-splicing factor SYF1-like translates to MEVVARIQRSEREDLVFEEEDLPYEEEIMQNPFSVKCWLRYIEFKQGAPKPRLNQLYERALKLLPCSYKLWYRYLKARRAQVKHLCVTDPAYEDVNNCHKRALLFMHKMPRLWLDYCQFLMGQACVTRTRHTFDRALRALPITQHSSIWPLYLHFVRSHPLPETAVRVYRRFLKLSPKSAEEYIEYLKSIDRLDEAAQLLATLVNDENFVSKVGKSKYQLWHELCDLISQNPDKVQSLNVDAIIRGGLTHFTDQQGKLWCSLSDYYIRSGLFEKARDVYEEAIRTVMTVWDFTQVFDSYAQFEESMIAAKMETTSELGREEEDAVDLELRLARFERLISRRPLLLNSVRLRQNPHDVHEWHKRVALHQGHPQEILNTYTEAIQTVDPFKVTGKPHTLWVAFAKFYEDNGQLDDARVILQKATKVNFKQVDDLASVWCQCGELELRHENYDEALRLLQKATALPAHRADYLDGSEPVQNRVYTSLKVWSMLADLEESLGTFQSTKAVYDRILDLRIATPQIVINYATFLEEHKYFEESFKAYERGISLFKWPNVSDIWSTYLTKFITRYGGCKLERARDLFEQALDGCPHKYAKTLYLLYAQLEEEWGLARHVMAVYDRATRAVEPAQQYDMFNIYIKRAAEIYGVTHTRSIYQKAIEVLSDEHAREICLRFADMECKLGEIDRARAIYSFCSQICDPRTTGAFWQTWKDFEVQHGNEDTIREMLRIRRSVQATYNTQVNFMASQMLKVSGSATGTVSDLAPGQNGIDDMKLLEQRAEQLAAEAERDQPSRAQSKISFVRSDASQEELAELAQQANPEEIQLGEDEDEDEMDLEPCEVRLEQQSVPAAVFGSLKED, encoded by the coding sequence ATGGAGGTGGTGGCGCGAATTCAGCGGTCTGAGCGAGAGGATCTTGTCTTTGAGGAAGAGGACCTTCCCTATGAGGAAGAAATCATGCAAaacccattctctgtcaaatgcTGGCTCCGTTACATTGAGTTCAAGCAAGGGGCTCCAAAGCCCCGGCTCAATCAGCTATATGAGCGGGCACTCAAACTGCTGCCTTGCAGCTACAAACTGTGGTATCGTTACTTGAAGGCACGCCGAGCACAGGTCAAGCATCTCTGTGTGACTGACCCCGCCTATGAAGATGTCAACAACTGCCATAAGAGGGCTTTGTTATTTATGCACAAGATGCCCCGTCTGTGGCTTGACTACTGCCAGTTCCTCATGGGCCAGGCATGTGTCACACGTACACGCCACACCTTTGACCGTGCCCTCCGGGCTCTACCTATCACACAGCACTCTAGTATTTGGCCACTGTACCTGCATTTTGTGCGCTCCCACCCACTGCCTGAGACTGCTGTTCGAGTCTACCGGCGTTTCCTCAAGCTGAGCCCCAAGAGTGCTGAGGAGTACATCGAGTACCTCAAGTCAATTGACCGCCTGGATGAGGCTGCACAGCTTCTGGCCACTCTGGTGAATGATGAGAACTTTGTATCCAAGGTTGGCAAGTCCAAGTACCAGCTGTGGCATGAGCTGTGCGACCTCATCTCCCAGAACCCAGACAAGGTACAATCCCTCAACGTGGATGCCATCATCCGTGGAGGGCTTACCCACTTCACTGACCAGCAGGGCAAGCTCTGGTGCTCACTGTCAGACTACTACATCCGCAGTGGCCTCTTTGAGAAGGCCCGGGATGTGTATGAGGAGGCCATCCGCACTGTGATGACCGTGTGGGACTTCACACAGGTATTTGACAGCTATGCTCAATTTGAAGAGAGTATGATTGCGGCGAAGATGGAGACCACATCTGAGCTGGGACGGGAGGAGGAGGATGCCGTGGATCTTGAGCTACGCCTGGCCCGCTTTGAGCGGCTTATCAGCCGACGGCCACTGCTCCTCAACAGTGTCCGGCTGCGTCAGAACCCGCACGACGTCCATGAGTGGCACAAACGTGTGGCCCTGCATCAGGGCCATCCCCAGGAAATCCTCAACACATACACAGAAGCTATACAGACAGTGGACCCCTTCAAGGTCACAGGGAAGCCACACACCCTGTGGGTCGCATTTGCCAAGTTTTATGAGGACAATGGGCAGCTGGACGATGCCCGTGTCATCCTGCAGAAGGCCACCAAAGTGAACTTCAAGCAGGTTGATGACCTGGCAAGTGTGTGGTGCCAATGCGGGGAGCTGGAGCTCCGGCATGAGAACTATGATGAGGCTTTGCGGCTGCTGCAGAAGGCAACTGCACTGCCTGCCCACCGAGCCGACTATTTGGATGGCTCAGAGCCTGTGCAGAACCGTGTATACACGTCACTGAAGGTGTGGTCGATGCTTGCAGACTTGGAGGAGAGCTTGGGTACCTTCCAGTCAACTAAGGCCGTGTATGACCGCATCCTGGATCTGCGCATAGCCACACCACAGATTGTCATCAATTATGCCACGTTCTTGGAGGAGCACAAGTACTTTGAAGAGAGCTTCAAGGCATACGAGCGTGGTATCTCACTGTTTAAGTGGCCCAATGTGTCTGACATCTGGAGCACCTACTTGACAAAGTTCATCACCCGCTATGGGGGCTGCAAGCTGGAGCGGGCACGGGACCTTTTCGAGCAAGCTTtggatggctgcccccacaaatACGCTAAAACCCTGTATCTGCTATACGCACagctggaggaggagtggggCCTGGCCCGGCATGTCATGGCTGTGTATGACCGTGCCACAAGGGCTGTGGAGCCTGCCCAGCAGTATGACATGTTCAACATCTATATCAAGCGAGCTGCAGAGATCTATGGCGTCACCCACACCCGTAGCATCTACCAGAAGGCTATTGAGGTGCTATCTGATGAGCATGCCCGTGAGATATGTCTACGGTTTGCTGACATGGAATGCAAGCTTGGAGAGATCGACCGTGCTCGGGCCATCTATAGCTTCTGCTCCCAGATCTGTGACCCCCGGACAACTGGGGCATTCTGGCAAACGTGGAAAGACTTTGAGGTCCAGCATGGCAATGAAGACACCATCAGAGAGATGCTGCGAATCCGCCGTAGTGTACAAGCCACATACAACACACAGGTCAACTTCATGGCCTCACAGATGCTTAAGGTGTCAGGCAGTGCCACAGGTACTGTGTCTGACTTGGCCCCTGGGCAGAACGGGATAGATGATATGAAACTTTTGGAGCAGCGTGCAGAACAGCTAGCAGCTGAAGCAGAGCGAGACCAGCCTTCTCGGGCCCAGAGCAAGATTTCATTTGTAAGGAGTGATGCATCTCAGGAGGAGCTGGCAGAGCTGGCCCAGCAGGCCAACCCTGAGGAGATCCAGCTGGGTGAGGATGAAGATGAGGACGAGATGGATCTGGAACCCTGTGAAGTCCGACTGGAGCAGCAGAGTGTGCCGGCTGCTGTGTTTGGGAGTCTAAAGGAAGACTGA